The window GCGGTGGACTCGTACCCGACCAGCGACGAGCCGGTCTCCGCGTGCCGATCGGCACCGGACGCCGGCAGCGTGTCCGCGTCGATCCACAGCGGCGGGACGACCAGTCCCGCGGCGGTCCAGTCACGGACCACCGCACGCACGTCCGCCACGGCGGGGGACGAGAACCGGGCCACCACGATCACCGTCGCCACAGGTCATGTCCTCCGTCCGGACGCAGACCACCGGCGCCGGCGCCTGCGCGCCTGGCTGTCGGTGCTGTCGGCCGATCCCGCCGGTGGCCGGCCCACCGGTCGACATCACCGTAGTCGAGCCGGACCTCGCCGTCCGGGAGACGGACGTTCCCGTCCCCGGCCCCGCCGCTCCTCCTGCCGCTACTGGGCCGGCAGCAGGTGGTCACCCACCTTGTCGGTGGACAGGCAGAGGGAGCAGACGATCGCGTCGTGGGTGGCGCAGCGGGCGACGTCCGGCCGCTCGTACTCCTGCCGGCAGACGTGGCAGGTGAGCACTGCGCCGGACGGGTTGCCGTGCTCGTCGAACATCGGCAGGTCGATGCCGTCGTCGGTGCGCCGCAGGTAGTACTTCCCCTTGGTCAGCACCGCCATCAGCGGGGTGAGCACCAGCGCCAGCAGCACGGCGACCACCGGGGAGTACGGCTCGATCCACGACCCGAAACCGCCGAAGAACACGATGATCGACACGCCGCCGGACACCACCACGGACACGACACCGACCGGGTTGACGGCGTAGAGCATGCCGCGGCGGAACTCCGGCACCTTGGGCGAGAGCTTCAGCAGGTACTTGTTGATCGCGATGTCGGTCGCGACCGTCACCACCCAGGCCATGCCGAGGTTGGCGTAGAAACCCAGGATCGTGTTGAGGAAGCTGAACATGTCGGCCTCCATCAGGATCAGCGCGATCGCCAGGTTCACCAGCACGAAGACCAGCCGGCCGGGGTAGCGGCGGGTGACCCGGGTGAACGAGTTCGTCCAGGCCAGCGAACCGGAATAGGCGTTGGTCACGTTGATCTTGATCTGCGAGATGACCACCAGGATCACCGCGAGGGTCATCGCCAGCCACTGCGGCATCATGTTCCGGTAGATCTCCAGGAACTGGTGCACCGGCTCGTTGGCCACCGCGGCGCCGTCGACGATGTTGGCGATCAGGTAGACCGCCAGGAACAGGCCGACGATCTGCTTGATCGCGCCGAAGATCACCCACCCCGGTCCGGCCAGCAGCACCGCGCGCCACCACTTCCCACTGTTCTCGGGCGTCTTCGGCGGCATGAAACGGAGATAGTCGATCTGCTCGGCGATCTGGGCGATGAGAGACAGACACACCCCGGCGCACAACATGATCGAGCCGAAGTTGACCCCGCCACCCGAGTTGCCGGAGTAGGCGAGGAAGGTGCCGACCGAGTCCGGATCGGAGATCACCAGGTAGGCGAAGGGACCGACCATCAGCACCAGCCACAGTGGTGTGGTCCAGACCTGCAGCTTGGCAAGGGCTTTCATGCCGTAGATGACCAGCGGGATCACCATCAGGGTGGAGATGGCATAGCCCAGCCAGAGCGGTATCCCGAGTCCCAGCTCGAGACCCTGCGCCATGATGGAACCCTCGAGCGCGAAGAAGATGAAGGTGAACGTCGCGAAGATGACGTTGGTGATCACCGACCCGTAGTAGCCGAACCCGGAGCCGCGGGTGATCAGGTCCAGGTCGATGTTGTAGCGGGCCGCGTAGTAGGCGACCGGGAAGCCGGTCAGCATGATCACCAACGCGAAAACGCCGATGCCCCAGAGGGCATTGCCGGTGCCGTAGGAGATCCCGATGTTCGCGCCGATGGCGAAGTCGGCCAGGTAGGCGATGCCGCCGAGCGCGGACACCGCCACCACACCGGTGCTCCAGCGCCGGTAGGACCGCGGCGCGAAGCGCAGCGTGTAGTCCTCCAGCGTTTCCTTGGTGGCCTGGTCGGCCTCGAGCACCACGGCGTCGGTCGCCCGGGCCGCCTCCTCGAGATCGGCGGCCTGGTCGGCGGTACCGGGTTTCACGAGATCGGACATACGGCCTCCCCTGTCGGGCGCTGTCACCGCGTGCGCGTCGACGACCGCACGCGGCGGACAGTAGGGAGATTCCGTAACGGCGATATGACGCAGCGTTGCTTCAAGATCACGTTGTTCGCGACGCGCAGGATTCCACCCGTTCAGCCGCACCGGGTCGGCCGGCCGTGAAGGATCGCCTGACCGACCGCAGCCCGACCGACCCCGCCCCGACCGCCCGCAGCCCGACCGGCGGGCCGGACCGACCGCAGCCGAGCAGGGTACAGGAAGGAGACGTGACACGAGCCGCGTCGGTGGTCGCGGGTTCGAGTCCC is drawn from Nakamurella alba and contains these coding sequences:
- a CDS encoding purine-cytosine permease family protein codes for the protein MSDLVKPGTADQAADLEEAARATDAVVLEADQATKETLEDYTLRFAPRSYRRWSTGVVAVSALGGIAYLADFAIGANIGISYGTGNALWGIGVFALVIMLTGFPVAYYAARYNIDLDLITRGSGFGYYGSVITNVIFATFTFIFFALEGSIMAQGLELGLGIPLWLGYAISTLMVIPLVIYGMKALAKLQVWTTPLWLVLMVGPFAYLVISDPDSVGTFLAYSGNSGGGVNFGSIMLCAGVCLSLIAQIAEQIDYLRFMPPKTPENSGKWWRAVLLAGPGWVIFGAIKQIVGLFLAVYLIANIVDGAAVANEPVHQFLEIYRNMMPQWLAMTLAVILVVISQIKINVTNAYSGSLAWTNSFTRVTRRYPGRLVFVLVNLAIALILMEADMFSFLNTILGFYANLGMAWVVTVATDIAINKYLLKLSPKVPEFRRGMLYAVNPVGVVSVVVSGGVSIIVFFGGFGSWIEPYSPVVAVLLALVLTPLMAVLTKGKYYLRRTDDGIDLPMFDEHGNPSGAVLTCHVCRQEYERPDVARCATHDAIVCSLCLSTDKVGDHLLPAQ